CCGCGCCGTCTGGGCCGATCCGCGCGCGCGACGGGAGCTGACCATCTGGGCCGATCGGCTCGGCATGGAGCGCCCCGCCCTCGAGGACCACCTCTACGCGGTCGGCGTGGGCTATCAAGAGACGCGCGACGCGCTCGAGCGCCCCTTCGCGCCCTACCTCGCGGCGGCCGGGCTGCGGCAGAGCTGGCTGATGTTCAACGCGGGCACCGAGCAGAGCTACCGCTTCGGCGTGCGCATGCGGCGCTGCGACGGACGGGACTGCGACTGGGAGCCGCTCTTCGTGCACGCCCACCCCGAGCACACCTGGCGCGCGAATCAGCTCGGCCACCCGCGCGTGCGCTCGATGATCGCGCGCTGGAGCTGGTCGAGCTTCCGGCCGAACTACGACCACGGCTGCCGCGCGATCGCGAACCTCGCCTTCGACGACTTCCCCGACGCGCGCGTGGTGCAGTGCCGCTTCGAGAGCACGACCCTGCACTCGCCGACCACCCCCGAGCCGCCGCCCGCCCACTGGGAGCAGGCGATCACCGTGAGGCGCCCGTGAAGGCCGCCTGGCATCGCTGGGCCCGATGGCTGACGGCCGAGGAGGACGGGCTCCCGCTCGCGCTCTGCCGCGTGATCTGCGCGGGCACGGTGGCGCTCCACATCGGCCGCTTCCTGCTCACGGGCGCGGCGGACGCGGCGCTCCTGCACGCCGACTACGGCGGCCTCAGCTACACCCACGGCTGGCTCGAGCCGGTCGGCGGGGCGACGATCGAGTCCCTGCGTCTCCTCTGCGCCGTCTGCGCGATCGCGGGGGCGAGCGCGGCGCTCGGGCTCTTCACCCGCCCGAGCCTCGCCGTCACGTGGATCAGCCTGCGCACGATCATCAGCCTCAACCCGAGCGCGCACGGCTCCTACGACGCGCTGCTGGTCGACGTGCTCTTCGTGCTGATGCTCGCCGACTCGGGCAAGGCGCTCTCCCTCGACGCGCGCCTCCGCGGCAAGGGCGGCCCGGCGCAGCGCTGGGGCCGCTTCCTGCTCGTGTTCCAGCTCGGCCTGCTCTACATCGGCACCGGCATCACGAAGGTCTCCGCGAGCTGGGTGCCCGGCGGCGCGGCCGACGCGCTCTGGTACATCCTCCAGCAGCCGACGTGGGCCCGCTTCCCCGAGCTGCCGCTCTGGACCTTCCCGCTCACGCAGGCCGCGACCACGATGACGTGGTTCTACGAGGTGTCGGGCCCGATCTTCTTCTTCGCGGCCGTGCTCGAAGACGTGGAGCCCGAGAAGCGCTGGCTGAAGCGGCTGAAGGCGTTCTTCGCGCGCACGCGCTTCGTCTACGTCTACCTCGCCTTCGGGCTGGCCATGCACGTGGGGATCGAGCTGACGATGGAGGTCGGCCCGTTCTCGCTCGCCGCGCTCGCGCTCTACCCCGCGGCGCTCGGCCCAGCGCGGCTCCGCGCCATCGTGGGCTGGCTGCGCCGGCGGCCCGAGACGCCGGGAATCGAGCCCGCGGGCTGAGGGTTCGGGGCGGGACGGCGCCGGCCGTGATACGAGACTCCGCCGTGGCCACGCGCCACGACGAAAGGGACCCGCATGCGATCGATCCTCCTCCTCTCCACCTGCGCCGCCCTCGCCGGCTGCGCGGGCCACTACCGTCCCCCGGGCGAGCGCGCCGAGACCGAAGCCGAGCCCGAGGAGGACGACGAGCGGCGCGCCGCGCGTGACGAGGACGACGAGGAGGAGGACGACGAAGACGACGACGACGGGCCGAGCGGCTCGGCGACGATCGACGCCGCGCTGACCGGCGTGCGGCCCCTCTCGCTCGGCGATGCGACCACCGTGCCCGGGACCGGCGTGACGCTGCGGCCCCCGGCCGGCTCCGACCCGATCCCGTTCGGCGGCGGCTTCGTCTCGCGCCGCAGCCGCGTGCAGCTGAGCGTGGTCGTCGCCCAGGGCGGCGAGGACCTGCTCGAGGCCATGCGCACCGGCGGGGCCGGCGACGCGCCCGAGCCGGAGGACGAGGAGGACGTCACCATCGGCGGCGTGGACGGGCAGATCGGCCGCGACCGCGTGCGCACCCAGGCCGGCGTGCTCGAGCGCATGTGGCTGATGGCCCACGACGGCAACCGCGCGCTCGGCGTGATCGCGATGTACGAGGCGGACCGCGCGAGCGCGTACCGCAGCGGCATCCGCGAGTCGCTCCAGTCGGTCGAGTGGGATCGCGAGTTCGCGATCGACGCGGCGGCCGCGCTGGGCATCGCGCTCGGCCCCATCGAGGGCCTGGAGATGAGCCGCCGCTCCACCGCGAACGTCGTCTACCTCCAGCCGAGCGCGTCCTTCCCGCCCGAGCCGGGCGAGCCCGTGCTCACCGTCTCGCCGCTGCCCATGGCGGTCCCGCCCGACCAGGTCGCGCGCGCCTGCCCGCAGATCGCCGCGCGCCTCGTGCCCGCTCCCTCCGCCGACGTGCCGCTCGAGGGCACGATCGAGGGCCCGCTCCCCGGCTGCGAGCGTCTCGCGATGATGGACACCGAAGAGGGCGGTCGGGTCGCGACCTACGCCGGCCTGATCTTCCACGAGGGCGCGCCGCTCCTCGTCACCGCGAGCGTCGACGCCGACGACATCGACACCTGGCGGCCCCGCTTCGCCTCCGCCGCGCGCAGCGTCCGCATCCGCGAAGCGGAGTGAGTCTCAGAGCATCGCGGCGCGCACCGCGTCGTAGTCGGCGGTGTGCGCGGCGATGAGCTTGTGGCCGCCGAAGAACTCGTCGAGGAGCTGCGCGTCGTCGCTCTCGTGCAAGGCCAGCAGCGCCTGGCGCACGTCGTCGAGGGCGTCGGGATCGAGCGCGCTCGAGGCGCAGATCACGTCGGGCGGGATGGGCGCGGTGACGAGCAAGGCCCGCATGCCGTCGTGGCCCGCGTAGGGCTGCCAGCCGGCGAGCATCAGCGTCTCGCCGTCGTCGAGGGTCTGCGCGTGCGTCGCGCCGCAGTCGGCGTCGCCACGCATCACCGCGCGCACCACCGCGCCGTGTGAGCCCTCGAAGCGCTGCTCGCCGAACATGTCGTTCGGCTCGAGCCCCGCCTCTCGCAGCGCGAGCCGCGGGAACAGGTGGCCGGCGCAGCTGTCGCGGTCGACCCACGCCACCCGCTTGCCGGTCAGCGCGTCGGGCGTCTGCACGTCGGAGTCCTGCGGCACGAAGAGCACCCCGCGGTAGCCCGCGCCGCGCGAGCGCTCGACCGCGCACAGGAGCCGCACGGGGGACGCCTGCTCGGCGCGCACGAAGATCGCAGGCGGCAGCCACGCCAGCTCCGCGTCCCCGCGCCCCACCATCTCCGCCACCGACGCGTACGAGCGTGACGCGACCACCTGCACCGGCCGCTGCACCGCCTCGGCCAGGTGCAACGCCAGCTTCGTCCTCAGCTCCTCGCCGTCCTCGTCGAGGTGGACGGGCCCGGTCAGAAACCTCAGCATGCCTCGCGCTCCTCCTTGCGTCGTGCGAGCCTGCGCCGCATGCGTGAAGGTACCACTCTGGACGGCTCTCTGTTCGGGGAGTCGCAGCCCTGCTTCGGCTGCGCGCCGGATCACCCGAGCGGCTTCCGGCTCTCGTTCACGCGCGAGGCAGACGCGGTGACCACCCGCTTCACCCCCACCGAGGCGCAGCAGGGGCCGCCCGGGATCATGCACGGCGGCCTGGTCATGGCGCTCGCGGACGAGATCGGCGCGTGGGCGATCATCGGCCTGCTCGAGCAGTTCGGCTTCACCGCGGAGATGAACGGGAAGCTGCACTCGCCCGTGCGCGTCGGCGAGGAGGTGATCGGCGTCGGGCGCATCGCCAAGCCGGGCACGCGCGTGGTCTCGGTCGAGGTGGAGCTTCGACAGGCGGACGTGCTTCGCTACACGAGCGCCCTGCGCTTCGTGATCCTCGACGAGGCCGGCGCCGAGCGCATCCTCGGCCAGCCGCTGCCCGAGGCCTGGCGCCGCTTCGGCCGCAAGTAGCTGTCACCTCGCGGGGGATACGCCGCGCCGGAAGCGCGCGGGGCTCACCCCGAGCTCCTTGGCGAAGGCGCGCCGGAAGGAGCGCTCGTCGTCGTAGCCGACGTCCGCCGCGATGGCCTCGATCGCGTCGCCGGTGGCCCGCAGGCGCGCCGCGGCGGTCTCGAGGCGGAGGCGCCGCTGGAAGCGCGCGGGAGGGAGCCCGGTCGCGGCCACGAAGCGTCGGCTCAGCGTGCGGGACGTGACGGCCAGCGAGCGCGCGAGCGCCGCCACGTCGACCGGCGCGCGCAGGTCCTCGCGCAGGATCGCCTCGGCGCGCGCCACCAGCTCGTCCCCGCGCGTGAGGTGCTCGATGACCACGAACGGCGCCTGCGATCGGCGCGCGTCGTCGACCACGAGGTAGCGGGCGCACGCGTGCGCGAGCTCCGGGCTGACCAGCTCTCGCACGAGGTGCAGCGCCAGGTCGATCTGGGCCAGGGCGGCGCCCGCGGTGATCGTGCGGCGCGAGCGCACCACCAGATCGTCCTCGAGCAGCTCGACCTCCGGGTAGCGGGCGCGGAAGAGCGGGGCGAGCCACCAGCTCGTGGTGGCGGAGTGACCGTCGAGCAGGCCGGCCTCCGCGAGCAGGAAGGTCGACGAGCAGCTCGCGCAGATCGTCGCCCCGCGGTCCTGGGCGTCGCGAAGCACCGCCCCGAGCGAGGTGGTGGACGGCTCGCGCAGATCCGCGAGCACGCGGTTCACGTCCGCCATCCCCGGCCCGAAGACCACCATCAGCGCGCCACGGCACGCGTCCGCGGCGCCTTCGACCGGGATCTCCGCCCCGCTCGAGGATACGACCGGCTCTCCGTCGACGGAGCGGGTCGAGATCTCGAAGAGCGGGCTCGGCCCTCCGAGCTGCGCGCTCAGCAGGTTCGCGGTGCTCAGCACGTCGCGCGTCACGGCGACGGCCGAGCCGAAGCAGCGGGTGCTCACCACCAGATCGACCGCGATCGGCAGCGCGTGTCCGTTCGCGCCCGGTCTCTGTCCGGCGCTCCCCTTATCGGCCCGCTCCAGGCTGGTCATGTTCGGGCCTCCACCGAGGAAGGACTCCGATGAGCGCTCCCATCGTCTTCGTACACGGCATGTTCATGACCGGCTCCTGCTGGGAGCCGATCGCGGCTCACTTCACGAGCCTCGGCCACCGATGCCTCACTCCGAGTTGGCCGTGCCGCGACGGCGAGCCCGAGGCCCTCCGCGCCGCGCCCGACCCGGGGCTGCGGGCGCTGACGCTCACCCATGTGGTCGACCACATGGCCGCGCAGGTCGAGGCGCTCGACGAGCCGCCCATCCTGGTCGGTCACTCCATGGGCGGACTCATCGTGCAGCTCCTCGCGCAGAGCGGGCTCGGCTCCCGCGTCGTGGCCATCGCGCCCGCGCCCCCCCACGGCGTGCGCAGCTTCGCCTTCTCGCACCTCAAGTCGAACTCGGCGCTGCTCTGGCCGTCGAGCGCGCCCGTGGTCCCGAGCTTCTCCTGGTTCCGCTACGCCTTCGCGAACCAGGGCTCGGAGGACGAGGCCCGCGCCCTCTACGACACGTACGCCGTGCCCGAGTCGCGGCTCGTCGGGCGCGGCCCGCTCGGGCCCGAGGGCAAGCTCGACCTCACGAACGCGAAGCAGCGGATGCTGTTCCTGTCGGGGAGCGCCGATCACATCATCCCTGCGCCGCTCGTGCAGAAGGTCGTGGACCGCCACCGCGCGGCGGGCGTGGACGTGAGCAACGAGGTGCTCGACGGCACGCATCTGATGATCCGCGACGAGCGCTGGAGCGAGGTCGCCGCCCACATCCAGCGCTGGCTCGACGCGGATCTCCCGGCGCACGCGTCGCGAGCCTGAAGCCAGGCACTCATCCACCGATGGAGGGTACGCGCTGGGCCAGACCGGGTCGACGCCCCCGGCTCACCGGACGATCAGATCGCGTCGAAGCAGATCTCGACGCGGTTGACGATGAGCGCGTTCGACGGTGGGCCGGCCTCGATGCGCAGCAGGGTGCCCCCGTCTCCGGCGGGCAGGGCGGTCGTCGCGTTGGCCGGGTACCACTGGTAGGGCGCCGAGTTGGCGACCCCGCCGCGCGGTGACGCGCC
This window of the Sandaracinaceae bacterium genome carries:
- a CDS encoding HTTM domain-containing protein, which produces MKAAWHRWARWLTAEEDGLPLALCRVICAGTVALHIGRFLLTGAADAALLHADYGGLSYTHGWLEPVGGATIESLRLLCAVCAIAGASAALGLFTRPSLAVTWISLRTIISLNPSAHGSYDALLVDVLFVLMLADSGKALSLDARLRGKGGPAQRWGRFLLVFQLGLLYIGTGITKVSASWVPGGAADALWYILQQPTWARFPELPLWTFPLTQAATTMTWFYEVSGPIFFFAAVLEDVEPEKRWLKRLKAFFARTRFVYVYLAFGLAMHVGIELTMEVGPFSLAALALYPAALGPARLRAIVGWLRRRPETPGIEPAG
- the phnD gene encoding phosphate/phosphite/phosphonate ABC transporter substrate-binding protein gives rise to the protein MLRFLTGPVHLDEDGEELRTKLALHLAEAVQRPVQVVASRSYASVAEMVGRGDAELAWLPPAIFVRAEQASPVRLLCAVERSRGAGYRGVLFVPQDSDVQTPDALTGKRVAWVDRDSCAGHLFPRLALREAGLEPNDMFGEQRFEGSHGAVVRAVMRGDADCGATHAQTLDDGETLMLAGWQPYAGHDGMRALLVTAPIPPDVICASSALDPDALDDVRQALLALHESDDAQLLDEFFGGHKLIAAHTADYDAVRAAML
- a CDS encoding PaaI family thioesterase, translated to MREGTTLDGSLFGESQPCFGCAPDHPSGFRLSFTREADAVTTRFTPTEAQQGPPGIMHGGLVMALADEIGAWAIIGLLEQFGFTAEMNGKLHSPVRVGEEVIGVGRIAKPGTRVVSVEVELRQADVLRYTSALRFVILDEAGAERILGQPLPEAWRRFGRK
- a CDS encoding helix-turn-helix domain-containing protein: MTSLERADKGSAGQRPGANGHALPIAVDLVVSTRCFGSAVAVTRDVLSTANLLSAQLGGPSPLFEISTRSVDGEPVVSSSGAEIPVEGAADACRGALMVVFGPGMADVNRVLADLREPSTTSLGAVLRDAQDRGATICASCSSTFLLAEAGLLDGHSATTSWWLAPLFRARYPEVELLEDDLVVRSRRTITAGAALAQIDLALHLVRELVSPELAHACARYLVVDDARRSQAPFVVIEHLTRGDELVARAEAILREDLRAPVDVAALARSLAVTSRTLSRRFVAATGLPPARFQRRLRLETAAARLRATGDAIEAIAADVGYDDERSFRRAFAKELGVSPARFRRGVSPAR
- a CDS encoding alpha/beta hydrolase, giving the protein MSAPIVFVHGMFMTGSCWEPIAAHFTSLGHRCLTPSWPCRDGEPEALRAAPDPGLRALTLTHVVDHMAAQVEALDEPPILVGHSMGGLIVQLLAQSGLGSRVVAIAPAPPHGVRSFAFSHLKSNSALLWPSSAPVVPSFSWFRYAFANQGSEDEARALYDTYAVPESRLVGRGPLGPEGKLDLTNAKQRMLFLSGSADHIIPAPLVQKVVDRHRAAGVDVSNEVLDGTHLMIRDERWSEVAAHIQRWLDADLPAHASRA